The genomic window CTCGACGGTAGTAGCCCGGCGTGTGCGCGGGCCGGGCTCGATCGACCCGTCGAGGACTCAGGCGTGCGCGTCGCGCGCGTCCCCGTCGGCAGGCTGCTGGCACGATGGCGACATGTCCGACCTGAGTCCTCGACGTGAACCTGCCCCGCGCCCCGTCCTGCTCGTCGTCGACGTCGCCGACGGCGGTCGCGACGATCCTGCCTTCGAGGCCGAGCTGCAGCGCCTCACGGCCAGCGTCGTCGCGGCGGCGACGGCCGTCGGCTTCGTCGTCGACCGGGTGCCCGCGGCGCAGACGCCCCGGGCCGAGCTCGACGAGCGGCTGGCGGCAGCCGACGCGGTCGTCGTCACCGGGGGAGAGGACGTCGACCCGTCCTTCTACGGCGGCGACCTGAGCGAGCCGCACCTCGGCCAGACGTTCCCGGCAGCAGACCGGGCCCAGGTCGCGATCGTCCGCCGAGCCGTCGACGACCGCACGCCGCTCGTGGGCATCTGCCGAGGCATGCAGCTCGTGAACGTCGCCCTCGGCGGCGACCTCGTGCAGCACCTCCACGACGGCGGACACGTCGGCGGCGACACGGCCGACAGCATGGTCGACCACCGCGTGCTCGTCGAGCCCGGCAGCGAGCTGGCGAAGGCGCTCGGCGCGACGGAGCTCGACGTGCGCAGCTCCCACCACCAGGCCGTCGGACGCGTCGGCACGGGCCTCCGGGTCGTCGCCCGCGCCGACGACGGCACGATCGAGGCGGTCGAGCACGAGGAGGCGCCCGTCTGGTGCGTGCAGTGGCACCCGGAGGACGCGGGGTCGCGCGGCACCGTGCTCACCGATCTGCTGGAGGCGGCGCTGGCCGCACGCCGCCCCTCCTGACGGCGCCGCCGCGCGACGGCGAGACCGAAGGGCGCCCACACGGCCGCACCGGCTGCAAAACCGAATGTCGTTCTGGATCTTGCGGAGAGGGCGGGGGGCCGTGTCACACTGGGAGGACGCCCTCGTCGTGGAGTGGCCCATCCCCGAACGCCCGCCCCTCCGCCGCGACGAGCGCGCTCCGCCTCCCGACACAGCCCGCGTCATCGACCCGGGTCCTGTCGGCAGGGCGGCCCCTCGACGAGCAGCTCGTCGTGCGCGCTCGGCCGGCCCGTCCCGGAAGGCCCGACCGTGCCCCAGAACTCCTCGCGTCCCGACGACGACACCCGCATGAGCAGCAGCACCAGCACCCGCAGCGACAACACCGACACCCGCACCGGCAGCGTCGTCCTCGCCCCCGAGCGCCCCGACCCGACCCCGACCTCCACCTACACGGGCTCGATGCGGGTCAGCGGCATCGACACCCCTGGCCCCCGTCCGACGCACGGCCACGACGGCACGCCGCACGTGCTCACGCCCTCGGCGATCGTCGGGATCGCGGTGCTCGGGCTGGCCACGTTCTTCGCGATCACCACCGAGCTGATGCCCGTCGGCCTGCTGTCCACGATGAGCGAGGACCTCGGGGTCACCGAGTCCCGCATGGGCGTCGTCATCACGGTCTACGCCCTCGCGGTCGCCCTGCTGGCGCTGCCGCTGACGTGGGCCACGGCGCGTGTGCCGCGGAAGGCCGTCCTCGTCGCGACCCTGGGCGGCTACACCGCGTCGAACCTGATCGTCGCGCTCGCGCCGAACTTCGAGATGGTCTGCGTCGGACGCGTCGTCGGCGGCATCGCGCACGCGCTGTTCTTCTCCGTCGCCTCCGCGTACGCCACCCGCATCGTGCCGCCCCGCCTCGCAGGTCGCGCGATCGCGTTCGTCTACTCGGGCAGCTCGCTCGGCTTCGTGCTGGGGGTGCCCGTCGCGACGACGGTCGGCGACCACCTCGGCTGGCGCTCGGCGGTCTTCGCGGTGGCCGTCGCCTCCGCCGTGCTCGCCGTCGTGGCGCTGGCGTTCCTGCCGGCCGTCCGCGGCGAGTCGTACCCGCACCTCGGATCCGTCGCGGCCTGGGCCCGCTCCGGCCTGCTCGCGGTCGTCGTCGCCGACCTCCTCCTCTTCGCCGGTCACTACGTCGTGTACACCTACGTCGGCCCCTACCTCGTCACCGCAGGCCTCGGCGACGACGCGGTCGCGCCGGCGCTCCTCGTGCTCGGGGTGACGGGCATCGTGGGGCTGCTGACCGCAGGGGCCTTCGTCGACCGGGCGCCGCGGCAGACGCTGATCGCGGCCGTGGCCGTCATGGCGCTGGCGCTCGCCGCGCTGCCCCTCGTGCACGGCTCCCTCGTGGGCACCTTCGTGGTCGCCGGCCTCTGGGTCGCGGCCAACGGCACCACCGGCACCCTCTTCATGGCCGCGGCGATCCGCACAGGAGGCGTCAGCCCCGACATCGCCGGAGCCCTCGTCAACGCAGGCTCGAACGTCGGCATCGCCGGCGGGGCCGCCCTCGGCGCGCAGGTGTTCGGCACGGCCGGGCTGGGCCTCGGCGCGCTGCCGTTCGTCGCTGCCGTCGTCGTCGGGGCGAGCCTCGTGGTCGTCGTCCTCGGCCGCCGCGGCTTCCCGGTCTCGGGGCACGCGCAGTCGACCCTGTCGACGTCGAGCCTCCGCACCATCACGTCGTCCGTGTCCGTCGTGACGGCGTCGATCGCCACCGTGCAGGGCGTCCGCACGGGCTCGGTAAATGCCGGGCCAGCGGTGCGGGGCGGGCGCGGCGGGCGTCAGGGCAGGTAGCCGCTGGCGGACGGCTGCCGCTGGCCGCCGCTGCCGCTGGCCGGCAGCTGCTGAGCGGTACCTCTCCGCGCTCTGCGGGACCGCGCAGCGACTGCCGCGTCGAGGACTCAGGCGCCCGGCAGCAGCGACGTCGCTCACCCGCGGCAGGGCGGCGCCTGCAGCGTCGCCACCTGAGTGCTCGACGTGGCCCGGCCCCGCGACGTGGCCCAGCGCCGGGACGTGGCCCGGCGCCGGGACGCGGCCCGGCCGCCTCCGCCACGGTGCCGCTCCGGTGTCAGCCCCCGGCGAGCCCGTTCTCGTAGGCGAAGATCACCGCGTGCACCCTGTCGCGCACGTCGAGCTTCGCCAGCACTCGTCCGACGTGCGTCTTGACGGTCGACTCCGAGAGGAACAGCTCCCCGGCGATCTCCGAGTTGCTGAGGCCGCGTCCGATCGCGACGAGCACCTCGTGCTCGCGCTCGGACAGCAGGTCGAGCGAGGAGGCGCGGTGCACGCCAGCACGGTCGGGCAGCCGCCCCCGGTAGAGGTCGAGCATCGCGCGGGTCACCCGAGGCGAGACGATGGCGTCGCCCGCGGCCACGGTCCGGATCGCGGCGACGAGCTCGGCGGGAGGAGCGTCCTTGAGCAGGAACCCGCTGGCGCCGGCGTTGAGGCCGCCGAAGGCGTACTCGTCGAGGTCGAACGTCGTCAGCACGAGCACGCGCGCCTCCGGGCGAGCCGCGACGATGCGGTGCGTGGCCCCGATGCCGTCGAGCCCCGGCATCCGCACGTCCATCAGGACGACGTCGGGCCGCAGCTCCGCGTCGCGCTCGACCGCGGCCAGTCCGTCGGCGGCCTCGCCCACGATCCGGAGGTCGGGCTGTGCGCCGAGCACCATCGCCATGCCGGCGCGCAGCAGGTCCTGGTCGTCGACGAGCATGACGGTGATGTCGGTCACGATGCCTCCTCCGGCGTCTGGTCTGCGTCTCCGTGGCCCTGCAGGACGAGCCGGAGGCGCCAGCCCCGCCCGCCCAGCTCGGCGCGCGGCCCGGCCTCGAGGCTGCCCCCGTACAGTGCGGCGCGCTCCCTGAGGCCCACGAGCCCGCGCTCCGTCCCGACCGAGGCGGCGGGCACGGTGCCGGCGCCGTCGTCGACGATCTCGACGGCGACCCTGCCGCGACCGTCGGCGCCCTGCAGGACGACCGCGACCCGCGCGGGACGCTCGGCGTACCGCAGGGCGTTCGTCAGCCCCTCCTGCACGGTCCGGTACAGGACCACCTGCAGTGCCGGAGCCGCGGGGAGCTCGCCCACCCGGGTGAGCGAGACGGGGAGGCCGGCCGAGCGGTAGGTCTCGACGAGGTCGTCGAGCCCGTCGAGCCCCGGCTGCGGTGCGAGCGCCGCGTCGTCGTCGCCGTCGTGCAGCACGCCGAGCAGGCGACGCATGTCGGCCAGGGCCTCCCGTCCGACGACGCCGATCTGCCTCACGGCGTCGCGGCTGCGCGCCGGGTCGACCTCGGCGACGGCGTCGGCCCCGTCGGAGAGGCTGATCATCACGGACATGCCGTGGGCGACGACGTCGTGCAGCT from Frigoribacterium sp. PvP032 includes these protein-coding regions:
- a CDS encoding gamma-glutamyl-gamma-aminobutyrate hydrolase family protein, with amino-acid sequence MSDLSPRREPAPRPVLLVVDVADGGRDDPAFEAELQRLTASVVAAATAVGFVVDRVPAAQTPRAELDERLAAADAVVVTGGEDVDPSFYGGDLSEPHLGQTFPAADRAQVAIVRRAVDDRTPLVGICRGMQLVNVALGGDLVQHLHDGGHVGGDTADSMVDHRVLVEPGSELAKALGATELDVRSSHHQAVGRVGTGLRVVARADDGTIEAVEHEEAPVWCVQWHPEDAGSRGTVLTDLLEAALAARRPS
- a CDS encoding MFS transporter, with the protein product MPQNSSRPDDDTRMSSSTSTRSDNTDTRTGSVVLAPERPDPTPTSTYTGSMRVSGIDTPGPRPTHGHDGTPHVLTPSAIVGIAVLGLATFFAITTELMPVGLLSTMSEDLGVTESRMGVVITVYALAVALLALPLTWATARVPRKAVLVATLGGYTASNLIVALAPNFEMVCVGRVVGGIAHALFFSVASAYATRIVPPRLAGRAIAFVYSGSSLGFVLGVPVATTVGDHLGWRSAVFAVAVASAVLAVVALAFLPAVRGESYPHLGSVAAWARSGLLAVVVADLLLFAGHYVVYTYVGPYLVTAGLGDDAVAPALLVLGVTGIVGLLTAGAFVDRAPRQTLIAAVAVMALALAALPLVHGSLVGTFVVAGLWVAANGTTGTLFMAAAIRTGGVSPDIAGALVNAGSNVGIAGGAALGAQVFGTAGLGLGALPFVAAVVVGASLVVVVLGRRGFPVSGHAQSTLSTSSLRTITSSVSVVTASIATVQGVRTGSVNAGPAVRGGRGGRQGR
- a CDS encoding response regulator transcription factor, which translates into the protein MTDITVMLVDDQDLLRAGMAMVLGAQPDLRIVGEAADGLAAVERDAELRPDVVLMDVRMPGLDGIGATHRIVAARPEARVLVLTTFDLDEYAFGGLNAGASGFLLKDAPPAELVAAIRTVAAGDAIVSPRVTRAMLDLYRGRLPDRAGVHRASSLDLLSEREHEVLVAIGRGLSNSEIAGELFLSESTVKTHVGRVLAKLDVRDRVHAVIFAYENGLAGG
- a CDS encoding sensor histidine kinase, translating into MIRRRIAEHPVAADVVLALTAAAVAFISGTAKIDTWVVVLPAPWPWYALWAVSYASLLLRRRAPVVVTAVALVCLVAQNALDTVSLPWALLIGLYSVAVRRGARWAWVCSAAVVGSLALAGTVVPNVESPLVAGFGIVVVVLVGLNVRSRRQYLAALIDRAAQLERDRDQEARLAAGAERARIARELHDVVAHGMSVMISLSDGADAVAEVDPARSRDAVRQIGVVGREALADMRRLLGVLHDGDDDAALAPQPGLDGLDDLVETYRSAGLPVSLTRVGELPAAPALQVVLYRTVQEGLTNALRYAERPARVAVVLQGADGRGRVAVEIVDDGAGTVPAASVGTERGLVGLRERAALYGGSLEAGPRAELGGRGWRLRLVLQGHGDADQTPEEAS